Within Defluviitalea raffinosedens, the genomic segment AGGAGAAGCAAGAGATGCAGGAATTCCTGTTATTATCGTTGACCGTATGATTCAAACCAGTGATGACAGTCTCTTCACAGCTTGGGTAGGATCAAACTTCAAACAAGAAGGTTATGACGCAGTGGATGCTCTTGCAGAAGCACTTAAACTTAAAGGTATTGATCCTAAAGCAGAAGAAATCAATATCGTTACGCTTCAAGGAACTATGGGATCCTCTGCACAAATTGGACGTACAGACGGATTTGCTGAAAAAATGAAAGAATATCCTAACTGGAAAATGTTAGACAGACAATCCGGTGACTTCACACAGGAAAAAGGTCAGGAAGTTATGGAATCTTTCTTAAAATCCTATCCTGATATCGATGTTGTAATCGCTGAAAATGACAATATGGCATTTGGTGCAATTAATGCAATCAAAGCTGCAGGAAAAACTTGTGGTCCAAATGGAGATATTACTATCGTTTCCTTTGACGCAGTTAAAGCTGCTTTTGAAGCTATGATTGCCGGAGATATCGATGTAGACGTTGAATGTAATCCATTACATGGTCCCCGTGTAAAAGAAATTATTGAAAAATTAGAAGCTGGTCAAACAGTAGATAAGATCGCTTATGTTAAAGAAGATGTATTCTTTGCTAAAGATGCTGCAAACATCATTGGAAGCCGTCAATATTAATGCTCAAATTTAGGAAAGCTGATTGCGCTGATTATGATGCTTAATACGAACCGCCGAGGAATCATTTATGGTTCTTCGACGGACTTTTTTTAGAAGGAGTGAAGACAAATGGCATCTAATGAAATTTTGACTATGCGCCGAATAACGAAAAACTTTATTGGCGTAAGGGCGTTAAATAATGTTGATTTCACTCTTAGAGCTGGTGAAATTCATGCGTTGATGGGC encodes:
- a CDS encoding ABC transporter substrate-binding protein, whose protein sequence is MKTFKKFIALMLTGMLITALTACGGSKTTEAPATADTPAAEAPAASAPAETKEDKDLIYVGFVQVGAESDWRMANTKSMQETFTEENGFKFEMVDAQQKTDKQITAIRDFIQKDVDYIVLAPNTEAGWDTVLGEARDAGIPVIIVDRMIQTSDDSLFTAWVGSNFKQEGYDAVDALAEALKLKGIDPKAEEINIVTLQGTMGSSAQIGRTDGFAEKMKEYPNWKMLDRQSGDFTQEKGQEVMESFLKSYPDIDVVIAENDNMAFGAINAIKAAGKTCGPNGDITIVSFDAVKAAFEAMIAGDIDVDVECNPLHGPRVKEIIEKLEAGQTVDKIAYVKEDVFFAKDAANIIGSRQY